One window of Chryseobacterium indologenes genomic DNA carries:
- a CDS encoding AMP-binding protein — MDTDTLFKQSIEHKEDFWKKQAEEIKWFDFPTQILSKDENDYPQWFSDGKLNMCYLCIDKHIEDGFGNQTAIIYDSPVTSQKKTYTFNEAKEEISKFAGGLASLGLNKGDTAVIYMPMIPQTLFAMLACARIGVIHNVVFGGFAPHELVVRIDDCKPKVLITATAGVEIAKRIPYLPLVEKAIELAQDKVDHIVVYNRRLVDNQEEMFEGLIDYEELVEKSAPVDCISVESTHPLYLLYTSGTTGKPKGIVRDTGGYATALKFSMTYVYGVEPGETYWAASDFGWAVGHSFSVYGPLINRNTTIIFEGKPILTPDAGTFWRIISEYKVSVMFTAPTAIRAIKKEDPNGELVKKYDLTHFKKQFLAGERCDVATLDWFAEHIGVPAIDHWWQTESGWPMLGLLTYDESYQIKRASAGKPVPGYDIKIFDENGLELDPHHEGYLVIKLPLPPGAMLGIWKDYARFENSYLSQYKGYYFSGDGAIQDEDGYIFITGRVDDVINVAGHRLSTSEMEEIVSSHPDVAECAVVGIDDDLKGQVPFATVVLKNGSTISEEDVEKDIIQMVRNKIGAVAFLKNTMVVKRLPKTRSGKILRKLIRTLLDGKDFQIPSTIDDEKIIDEIQEKIKEYRA; from the coding sequence ATGGATACTGATACATTATTTAAACAAAGCATAGAACATAAAGAAGACTTCTGGAAAAAACAGGCAGAAGAAATCAAATGGTTTGATTTTCCTACGCAGATTCTCTCTAAAGACGAAAATGATTACCCGCAATGGTTTTCCGACGGAAAGCTTAATATGTGTTACTTATGTATCGACAAACATATTGAAGACGGGTTCGGGAATCAGACGGCAATAATTTATGATTCTCCTGTCACCAGTCAAAAGAAAACCTACACCTTCAATGAGGCGAAAGAGGAAATTTCAAAATTTGCCGGAGGGCTGGCTTCTTTAGGATTAAACAAAGGAGATACAGCGGTTATTTACATGCCAATGATTCCTCAGACTCTTTTTGCGATGCTGGCATGTGCGAGGATCGGGGTTATTCATAATGTGGTTTTCGGAGGTTTTGCGCCTCATGAACTTGTGGTAAGAATTGATGACTGCAAACCTAAAGTTTTAATCACAGCCACCGCAGGAGTAGAAATTGCCAAAAGAATTCCTTATCTACCGCTGGTTGAAAAAGCGATTGAACTGGCACAGGATAAGGTAGATCATATTGTTGTGTATAACAGAAGATTAGTAGATAATCAGGAAGAAATGTTCGAAGGACTGATTGATTATGAAGAACTGGTTGAAAAATCAGCTCCGGTAGACTGTATTTCTGTGGAATCTACCCATCCTCTTTATTTACTTTACACTTCGGGAACTACAGGCAAACCCAAAGGCATTGTTCGTGATACCGGAGGTTACGCGACTGCCTTAAAATTTTCCATGACGTATGTCTACGGAGTGGAACCGGGAGAAACTTATTGGGCGGCTTCAGATTTCGGCTGGGCTGTTGGCCATAGCTTTTCAGTGTACGGACCGCTCATCAACAGAAATACAACGATTATTTTTGAAGGAAAACCTATTTTGACTCCTGATGCAGGAACATTTTGGAGAATCATTTCAGAATATAAGGTTTCGGTGATGTTTACTGCGCCTACCGCTATCAGGGCAATCAAAAAAGAAGATCCGAACGGAGAGCTGGTAAAAAAATATGATTTAACCCATTTCAAAAAGCAGTTTCTGGCGGGTGAAAGATGTGATGTGGCTACCCTGGATTGGTTTGCAGAACATATCGGAGTTCCGGCTATAGACCATTGGTGGCAGACAGAATCCGGATGGCCTATGCTTGGATTGCTGACTTATGATGAAAGTTATCAGATCAAAAGAGCTTCGGCAGGAAAACCTGTTCCGGGATATGACATTAAAATTTTTGATGAAAACGGACTGGAACTCGATCCTCATCACGAAGGTTATCTGGTGATCAAACTTCCTCTTCCCCCCGGTGCTATGCTTGGAATATGGAAAGATTATGCACGTTTTGAAAACAGCTACCTGTCTCAGTACAAAGGCTACTATTTCTCAGGTGATGGTGCAATACAAGATGAAGACGGTTATATTTTCATCACAGGAAGAGTAGATGATGTGATCAATGTTGCGGGACACAGGCTTTCCACTTCTGAAATGGAGGAAATTGTTTCTTCACATCCGGATGTTGCAGAATGCGCTGTGGTAGGTATTGATGACGATTTAAAAGGACAGGTTCCTTTTGCTACAGTAGTTTTAAAGAATGGCTCAACCATTTCTGAAGAAGATGTTGAAAAAGATATCATCCAGATGGTCCGCAATAAAATAGGAGCTGTGGCTTTTCTGAAAAACACCATGGTTGTCAAGCGTTTACCCAAAACACGATCCGGAAAGATTTTAAGGAAGCTGATCCGGACTTTACTTGACGGAAAAGATTTTCAGATTCCTTCAACGATTGACGATGAGAAAATCATTGATGAAATTCAGGAAAAAATCAAGGAATACAGGGCTTAA
- a CDS encoding response regulator transcription factor, whose protein sequence is MRKIIIADDEHKILMSLEYSFKKNGYDVYIARDGTEVLDFLKTMVPDVILLDIMMPNLDGYSTLDLIKQDEKLKDTKVIFLSAKNNPRDIEKGLEMGVDAYVTKPYSIKKLMQQIEEMF, encoded by the coding sequence ATGAGAAAGATAATTATTGCGGATGATGAACACAAAATACTAATGTCGCTGGAATACAGCTTCAAGAAAAATGGCTATGACGTTTATATTGCCCGTGACGGTACGGAAGTCCTTGACTTTCTGAAAACAATGGTCCCGGATGTGATCCTTCTCGACATTATGATGCCGAATCTTGACGGATACAGCACTTTGGACCTCATCAAACAGGACGAAAAACTGAAAGACACCAAAGTCATCTTTCTGAGTGCCAAAAATAATCCCAGAGATATTGAAAAAGGGCTGGAAATGGGCGTGGATGCTTACGTCACAAAACCCTACTCGATTAAGAAACTGATGCAGCAGATTGAGGAGATGTTTTAA
- a CDS encoding ATP-binding protein has protein sequence MSSFALFFVVLFYLALLFLVAHLAEKKKSKLWINNPYIYALSLAVYCTAWTYYGSIGVAATSGLNYLPIYIGPIMIIPAWIYINTRIVRISRVNKISSLADFISLRYGNSRSLSAIITVVCLLAIVPYIGLQIKAISETFHLVTETPMSKDILTDNATFVVVLIALFSSYYGTRYVDASEKRLGIISAIALESFLKLFFIIILGLFVIYFAFDGFSDIYEKASKFEDFKEKNTFNGIEGAMNWMILCMISATAICILPRQFHTAIVENRQEKHIKTAIWFFPLYLLIFTVFIFPIAWGGRLIFDGQNVNPEFYSILIPQHFDNTLITVLVFLGGLSSCISMIIISAITLSIMLSNNLIIPYGLLGKLKSESEEQNTRIITNIRKISIFGLIIMAFVFYKYFILKTSLDSVGLISFVIIAQLTPAFFGALFWRRGSYKGAVTGLIAGLVICYFGLIIPQYYFSYNQEFKGALRDMYDAFGFFTIPYLGRIPQIFFWSMLVNTSLFTIVSVSSKGNYRERNFAELYVDIDKYIQNHENAFIWRGTAYISDIQNILERFLGKNKTEQALRIFNLKYNIDSKTETADSRFIKFSENLLAGRIGTASAKILIEGVTKEDKISLKEVLNILEESKENISLNKKLTEQSEELQKLSDDLRTANESLIIKDRQKDDFLDSVAHELRTPITAIRSAGEILADDDDIPFDIKQEFLNNIITESDRLSEIINDILYLDKLQHGEISLHIQENNIIETYKKALNPLLHLIQQKNIHLSEVNLLNQFIFEYDEARMIQLFQNIWGNALKFTDEQGTIQTKLFEKDQQLTISIFNTGKHIPEEDLEMIFDKFYQSKNQNIIKPTGSGLGLAISKKIIQAHGGSIKAENSGLGVTFTINIPEKTKKEITNEVEYH, from the coding sequence ATGAGTAGTTTCGCATTATTTTTTGTAGTCCTGTTCTACCTGGCACTTCTTTTCTTAGTTGCCCATCTGGCAGAGAAGAAAAAGAGTAAGCTGTGGATTAACAATCCTTACATCTATGCATTGTCTCTTGCGGTATACTGTACTGCCTGGACGTATTATGGAAGCATTGGCGTTGCAGCTACAAGCGGATTAAACTATCTCCCGATTTATATTGGCCCTATCATGATTATTCCGGCCTGGATCTACATCAATACCCGGATTGTAAGAATTTCAAGAGTCAATAAGATAAGCAGCCTTGCCGATTTCATTTCATTGAGATATGGGAACAGCAGAAGTCTGAGTGCCATTATCACGGTAGTCTGTCTTCTGGCAATTGTACCTTACATCGGGCTGCAGATCAAAGCCATTTCTGAAACCTTTCATTTGGTAACTGAAACTCCGATGTCGAAAGACATTTTGACTGATAACGCTACTTTTGTAGTAGTTTTAATCGCCTTATTTTCATCTTATTACGGAACACGATATGTGGATGCTTCGGAAAAACGTCTGGGAATTATCTCAGCGATTGCTCTGGAAAGCTTTTTAAAACTATTCTTTATTATCATTCTCGGGCTTTTCGTTATTTATTTTGCCTTTGATGGTTTTTCGGATATTTATGAGAAAGCCAGTAAGTTTGAAGATTTTAAAGAGAAAAATACATTCAATGGCATTGAAGGCGCTATGAACTGGATGATTTTGTGTATGATTTCCGCAACAGCAATCTGTATTTTGCCAAGACAGTTCCACACCGCTATTGTCGAAAACAGACAGGAAAAACATATCAAAACAGCGATTTGGTTTTTTCCTCTTTATCTTTTAATCTTCACTGTATTTATTTTCCCGATTGCCTGGGGCGGAAGGTTGATTTTTGATGGCCAGAATGTAAACCCGGAGTTCTATTCTATTCTGATTCCGCAGCATTTTGATAATACTTTGATCACTGTACTTGTTTTTCTGGGAGGATTGAGCTCATGTATTTCCATGATCATTATTTCCGCCATTACTTTATCCATCATGCTTTCTAACAACCTCATCATTCCCTATGGACTGCTTGGAAAACTAAAATCCGAAAGTGAGGAACAAAACACAAGAATCATTACCAATATCAGGAAAATCAGCATTTTCGGACTGATCATCATGGCTTTTGTCTTTTATAAATATTTCATTCTGAAAACATCTCTGGATTCTGTAGGATTGATCTCATTTGTTATTATTGCACAGCTGACACCTGCATTTTTCGGAGCTTTATTCTGGAGAAGAGGAAGTTACAAAGGTGCTGTTACAGGGCTTATAGCAGGATTGGTGATCTGTTATTTCGGATTGATTATTCCACAGTACTATTTTTCATATAACCAAGAGTTCAAGGGGGCACTGAGAGACATGTATGACGCTTTTGGATTTTTCACCATTCCTTATCTGGGAAGAATTCCACAGATTTTCTTCTGGTCAATGCTTGTCAATACAAGCCTGTTTACCATTGTTTCCGTAAGTTCTAAAGGGAATTACCGTGAAAGAAACTTTGCTGAATTGTATGTAGATATTGACAAATATATTCAAAATCATGAAAATGCTTTTATCTGGCGTGGAACAGCTTATATTTCAGATATTCAGAATATTCTTGAACGTTTTTTAGGCAAAAATAAAACAGAGCAGGCACTCAGAATTTTCAATTTAAAATATAATATTGATTCCAAAACGGAAACCGCCGACTCAAGATTTATAAAATTTTCAGAAAATCTTTTGGCTGGAAGAATTGGTACGGCTTCGGCAAAAATATTAATTGAAGGTGTAACCAAAGAAGATAAAATATCTTTAAAAGAGGTTTTAAATATCCTCGAAGAATCTAAAGAAAATATCAGCTTAAATAAAAAGCTTACCGAACAATCCGAAGAACTGCAAAAACTTTCTGATGATCTGCGAACCGCCAATGAAAGCCTTATTATCAAAGACCGTCAAAAAGACGATTTCCTTGACTCTGTTGCCCATGAACTGAGAACTCCAATCACCGCTATCCGTTCTGCAGGAGAAATCCTGGCTGACGATGATGATATTCCTTTCGATATCAAACAGGAATTTTTAAACAACATCATTACAGAATCTGACAGATTAAGTGAAATCATCAATGATATTTTGTATCTGGATAAACTACAGCATGGCGAAATCTCTCTACACATTCAGGAAAATAATATTATTGAAACGTATAAAAAAGCATTAAACCCGCTTCTCCATCTGATACAACAAAAAAATATTCATTTAAGTGAAGTTAATCTTCTGAATCAGTTTATATTTGAATATGATGAAGCAAGAATGATTCAGCTATTTCAGAATATATGGGGCAATGCTTTAAAATTTACAGATGAACAGGGAACCATCCAGACCAAATTATTTGAAAAAGATCAACAGCTTACCATCAGTATTTTCAACACCGGGAAACATATTCCGGAAGAAGACCTTGAAATGATTTTTGACAAGTTTTATCAGTCTAAAAATCAAAACATTATAAAACCAACAGGAAGCGGACTGGGACTGGCCATTTCCAAAAAGATAATACAGGCACACGGAGGAAGTATAAAAGCTGAAAACAGCGGACTGGGCGTAACTTTCACTATAAACATTCCCGAAAAAACTAAAAAAGAGATTACAAATGAAGTTGAATACCATTAA
- a CDS encoding DUF6814 family protein, producing the protein MNGLKKILGILWIAIAVIVGYFGITVLGIPKITSGKQEDLVFGIIILFVLMPIISGGMAIFGYYALKGEYSDDKI; encoded by the coding sequence ATGAACGGACTAAAAAAAATATTAGGCATTCTCTGGATCGCAATCGCGGTGATTGTAGGGTATTTCGGGATTACGGTATTGGGAATCCCAAAAATTACATCAGGAAAGCAGGAAGATCTGGTTTTTGGCATCATCATTCTTTTTGTACTGATGCCGATTATTTCAGGTGGAATGGCAATTTTTGGCTATTACGCCCTGAAAGGAGAATATTCTGACGATAAAATTTAA
- a CDS encoding MFS transporter encodes MSENHHESYENMTDRQKNRTIWSVITASSLGTLIEWYDFYIFGSLAIVLATKFFPADNPTAAFLSTLATFAAGFVVRPFGALFFGRLGDIIGRKYTFLVTLLIMGFSTFLIGCIPSYKTIGFMAPVLVLILRLLQGLALGGEYGGAATYVAEYAQPHRRGYWTSWIQTTATAGLFISLIVILITKSTLSAEEFDNWGWRVPFWISILMVAVSYVIRKNMKESPLFAKAKSEGKTSKNPLKESFGNRYNFKFVLLALFGAAMGQGVIWYTGQFYAMSFLQKVMNVESAQVDSLMATALFLGTPFFVFFGWLSDKIGRKAVMMTGMLVAILAYRPIYDSMFKSVNLESKMVAANGITEKRTAKIHSDIATDSLVTFHKETLYTDGTLIKKDSIIHWSPAGPVMKDGKAEEPKVSTSVKLSDDTKWYLVFLVFIQVIFVTMVYGPIAAFLVEMFPVRIRYTSMSLPYHIGNGVFGGLLPAVATYLVTTGKEAGHVTWYLEGLWYPIGVATVCLIIGLFYLKKKNNNLHD; translated from the coding sequence ATGAGCGAAAATCATCACGAAAGCTACGAAAATATGACCGACAGGCAGAAAAACCGCACAATATGGAGTGTGATCACTGCCTCTTCACTCGGCACATTGATAGAATGGTACGACTTCTACATCTTCGGAAGTTTAGCTATTGTTTTAGCTACTAAATTTTTCCCTGCAGATAATCCTACCGCAGCATTTTTATCTACTCTGGCAACTTTTGCTGCCGGATTTGTTGTAAGACCTTTCGGAGCTTTATTTTTCGGAAGACTGGGCGATATCATCGGAAGAAAATATACTTTTCTTGTCACCTTACTGATCATGGGATTTTCCACTTTCCTGATCGGCTGTATTCCAAGTTATAAAACGATTGGATTTATGGCACCGGTTTTAGTCTTAATTTTAAGATTACTTCAGGGACTTGCCCTTGGTGGTGAATACGGAGGTGCTGCCACGTATGTTGCAGAATACGCCCAGCCTCACCGAAGAGGTTACTGGACTTCCTGGATTCAGACCACTGCAACAGCAGGACTTTTCATTTCACTGATCGTTATTTTAATCACAAAATCAACCCTTTCAGCAGAAGAGTTTGACAACTGGGGATGGAGAGTTCCTTTCTGGATCTCGATTCTGATGGTTGCCGTTTCTTATGTCATCAGAAAGAACATGAAAGAATCTCCGCTTTTTGCTAAGGCTAAAAGTGAGGGAAAAACGTCTAAAAACCCTTTGAAGGAGAGTTTCGGGAACAGATACAACTTCAAATTTGTATTATTGGCTTTATTCGGAGCTGCAATGGGACAAGGCGTTATCTGGTATACAGGCCAGTTCTATGCGATGAGTTTCCTTCAAAAGGTAATGAATGTAGAATCAGCACAGGTGGATTCACTCATGGCTACAGCTTTGTTTTTAGGAACCCCTTTCTTTGTATTTTTTGGATGGCTCTCTGACAAAATAGGAAGAAAAGCAGTAATGATGACCGGAATGCTAGTCGCTATTTTAGCTTACAGACCTATTTACGACAGTATGTTCAAGAGTGTAAATCTTGAAAGTAAAATGGTTGCCGCCAATGGAATCACAGAAAAAAGAACTGCTAAAATCCACAGTGATATTGCCACGGACAGCCTGGTTACTTTCCATAAAGAAACTCTTTACACAGACGGCACTCTGATCAAAAAAGATAGTATTATTCACTGGTCGCCTGCAGGACCCGTTATGAAAGACGGAAAGGCGGAAGAACCAAAAGTCTCCACATCTGTAAAACTAAGTGACGACACCAAATGGTATCTGGTCTTCCTTGTATTTATCCAGGTAATATTTGTAACCATGGTGTACGGACCTATTGCCGCTTTTCTTGTAGAAATGTTCCCTGTGAGAATTCGTTATACTTCAATGTCTCTGCCTTATCACATCGGAAACGGAGTATTTGGAGGACTTCTTCCTGCAGTGGCAACTTATCTGGTCACTACCGGGAAAGAAGCAGGACATGTGACATGGTATCTTGAGGGCCTCTGGTACCCGATTGGAGTCGCTACAGTATGTCTTATCATCGGATTATTTTATCTTAAAAAGAAGAACAATAATCTTCACGATTAA
- a CDS encoding porin, producing the protein MKKLLTFIGVALISSSVYSQGSPDYGNGLKINLNPDGDKFVRFILWDQLWLRNTSMNPGSMVGGEPTDNSWSIGNRRLRALAYAQISKRYMILLHFGINNQTFINGGATGTSGTGGYGNGKKTQLFFHDAWNEYAVILPGEAGKFSLSLGAGLHYYMGLSRMTMASTLNFLTLDSPVFSWPLIDNSDQFARQLGMFAKGKYGKLEYRFSLNKPFATDLVPVNVTDPSKAVAVDNNGNPSFSKAGYVEYQFLDEESNTLPYKVGSYLGTKKVFNVGAGFYHQADGTRTSVNSNIEKHDITLFAVDAFVDIPLGEAKNKMAVSAYAGYYNYNFGPNYVRNLGTMNIAASDPNFIGNKAIAGPGNLQPTIGTGNIIYAQAGLLLPSQAEKPKIRIQPFAAYTHKSFEAFDKSSSQFDVGANWFIDGHHAKITTQYSTRPVYTSPTESPSSKGEFIVQFQIYL; encoded by the coding sequence ATGAAGAAATTACTTACATTTATTGGAGTAGCTTTAATCAGCAGTTCTGTGTACTCTCAAGGTTCTCCTGATTACGGCAATGGCTTAAAAATAAACCTCAACCCGGATGGGGATAAATTCGTCCGTTTTATTTTATGGGACCAGCTTTGGTTGAGGAATACTTCTATGAATCCCGGAAGTATGGTAGGTGGCGAGCCTACAGACAATTCCTGGAGCATAGGAAACAGACGATTACGTGCTTTAGCGTATGCACAGATCTCTAAAAGATACATGATTCTCCTTCATTTCGGGATCAACAATCAGACCTTCATCAACGGAGGAGCCACAGGCACTTCAGGCACAGGAGGTTATGGAAACGGAAAGAAAACCCAGTTATTTTTCCATGATGCCTGGAATGAATATGCAGTTATTTTACCTGGAGAAGCCGGAAAATTCAGTTTATCTTTAGGGGCAGGTCTTCATTACTACATGGGACTTTCCCGTATGACGATGGCTTCTACGCTGAATTTCCTCACCTTAGACTCTCCTGTTTTTTCATGGCCTTTGATTGACAATTCTGACCAATTCGCAAGGCAGCTGGGAATGTTTGCAAAAGGTAAATACGGAAAACTGGAATACCGCTTCAGTTTAAATAAACCTTTCGCCACAGATCTTGTTCCTGTAAATGTAACAGATCCATCAAAAGCTGTTGCGGTAGACAACAACGGAAATCCCAGCTTCTCAAAAGCAGGATATGTGGAGTATCAGTTCCTTGATGAGGAATCAAACACCCTTCCATACAAAGTGGGATCTTACCTTGGAACGAAGAAAGTTTTCAATGTAGGAGCAGGTTTCTATCATCAGGCAGACGGGACGAGAACATCTGTGAATTCCAACATTGAAAAGCACGACATTACTCTTTTTGCCGTAGATGCTTTTGTAGATATACCTTTGGGAGAAGCGAAAAACAAAATGGCCGTTTCAGCCTATGCAGGATATTACAACTATAATTTCGGGCCAAACTACGTAAGAAATCTGGGAACAATGAATATCGCGGCTTCGGATCCTAATTTTATCGGAAATAAGGCCATCGCAGGACCGGGAAATCTACAACCAACCATTGGGACAGGTAATATTATCTACGCACAGGCAGGTTTACTATTACCAAGCCAGGCAGAAAAACCCAAAATCAGAATACAGCCTTTTGCAGCTTATACTCACAAAAGCTTTGAGGCTTTCGATAAATCTTCCTCTCAGTTTGATGTAGGAGCCAATTGGTTCATAGACGGACATCATGCAAAAATCACGACTCAATATTCAACACGACCTGTTTACACGAGTCCTACGGAAAGTCCTTCTTCTAAAGGGGAATTCATTGTACAGTTTCAAATCTACTTGTAA
- a CDS encoding IS1/IS1595 family N-terminal zinc-binding domain-containing protein gives MENTCPKCNSSKVVKSGIINEKQRFHCKDCNYYFTVKKLGKQIDDYYVTKALQLYLEGLSYREIERIIGVSHVTISSWIKKYNITRPPHSEFHPVYKILKQNELIDYIAQEENIKNSGIIITQFADKYMLIKWERFKK, from the coding sequence ATGGAAAACACCTGTCCTAAATGCAACAGCAGCAAAGTGGTAAAAAGCGGCATCATCAATGAAAAACAACGTTTCCACTGCAAAGACTGCAACTATTATTTTACCGTTAAAAAGCTGGGAAAACAGATTGATGATTATTATGTCACCAAAGCGCTACAGCTGTACCTCGAAGGCTTAAGCTATCGTGAAATTGAAAGAATTATCGGGGTTTCACATGTCACCATAAGTTCCTGGATTAAAAAATACAACATCACAAGACCTCCTCACTCTGAATTCCATCCTGTTTATAAGATATTGAAACAGAACGAATTGATTGATTACATTGCTCAGGAAGAAAACATTAAAAACTCAGGAATTATCATTACTCAGTTTGCTGATAAGTATATGCTGATCAAATGGGAAAGGTTTAAAAAATAG
- a CDS encoding GNAT family N-acetyltransferase translates to MEIEISSCEHLMYVSEIQQEMYDSAQRRGTGIAKRSIEYLSKKISEGNAVVATENGEWVGFCYIETWSHGKFVANSGLIVSPKFRNGGVATQIKQKVFQLSRDKYPDAKVFGLTTGLAVMKINSDLGYKPVIYSELTQDEEFWNGCKNCVNYEILMMKERKNCLCTAMLFVPENIEKKGVATDQPENKYNGASQNDFVYSAQNSASEFHVTINKNKKSPDEKESHLSV, encoded by the coding sequence ATGGAAATAGAAATTTCCTCATGCGAACATCTCATGTATGTGAGTGAAATACAGCAGGAAATGTATGATTCTGCCCAGCGCAGAGGAACGGGGATCGCAAAACGTTCCATAGAATATTTGAGTAAAAAGATTTCAGAAGGCAATGCTGTGGTAGCCACTGAAAACGGTGAGTGGGTAGGTTTCTGTTATATAGAGACCTGGTCGCACGGGAAGTTTGTAGCCAATTCGGGATTGATTGTATCACCGAAGTTCAGGAACGGGGGCGTAGCAACTCAAATCAAGCAGAAGGTTTTCCAATTATCTAGAGATAAATATCCGGATGCGAAAGTATTCGGATTGACAACAGGTTTAGCAGTAATGAAAATCAACAGTGATTTAGGATATAAACCAGTGATCTATTCTGAACTGACTCAGGATGAAGAATTCTGGAACGGCTGTAAGAACTGTGTGAACTATGAAATTTTAATGATGAAGGAACGTAAAAACTGTCTGTGTACAGCCATGTTATTTGTTCCTGAAAATATAGAAAAAAAAGGGGTTGCAACTGATCAGCCTGAAAATAAATATAATGGAGCGAGCCAAAATGATTTTGTGTATTCTGCACAAAACTCTGCAAGCGAATTCCATGTGACCATTAATAAAAATAAAAAAAGTCCAGATGAAAAAGAAAGTCATCTTAGCGTTTAG
- the argG gene encoding argininosuccinate synthase gives MKKKVILAFSGGLDTSYCAKYLSETLGYDVYAVTVNTGGFSKEEEKELERKALNLGVKEYRCVDAQEDYYNSCVKYLIFGNVLKNNTYPLSVSAERTIQAQEIAKYAIEVNADAIAHGSTGAGNDQVRFDLIFQVMCPNIEIITPIRDMALSREEEIEFLKEHGYEMEFQKAQYSVNKGLWGTSVGGKETLTSRNYLPEEAFPSQIKETQPSELEIEFKNGEVIGVNGESFEHSVYAIQKIEELASAYGIGRDIHVGDTIVGIKGRVGFEAAAASVIIKAHHLLEKHTLSKYQQMMKSQLSDWYGNWLHEALFLDPVMRNIESFLTDSQKTVTGKVFVTLHPYRFILNGIESDHDLMSDKFGSYGEANRAWTGDDVKGYTKIVSNSLNIYHQINQNIN, from the coding sequence ATGAAAAAGAAAGTCATCTTAGCGTTTAGCGGAGGTTTAGATACTTCCTACTGTGCAAAATATCTTAGTGAAACACTAGGGTATGATGTATATGCAGTTACTGTAAATACCGGAGGTTTTTCAAAAGAAGAGGAAAAAGAATTGGAGAGAAAAGCTTTGAATCTTGGGGTAAAAGAATACAGGTGTGTAGACGCTCAGGAAGATTATTATAATTCATGTGTGAAGTATTTGATTTTTGGGAATGTGTTGAAAAACAATACTTATCCTTTATCTGTAAGCGCTGAGCGTACTATTCAGGCACAGGAAATTGCAAAATATGCCATTGAAGTAAATGCAGATGCCATTGCTCACGGAAGTACAGGAGCAGGAAATGATCAGGTTCGTTTTGACCTAATCTTTCAAGTAATGTGCCCTAATATTGAAATTATTACGCCGATCCGTGATATGGCTTTATCCCGTGAAGAAGAGATTGAATTTTTGAAGGAGCACGGGTATGAAATGGAATTCCAGAAAGCACAATATTCTGTAAATAAAGGACTTTGGGGAACTTCAGTAGGAGGAAAAGAAACGCTGACTTCAAGAAATTACCTGCCGGAAGAAGCTTTTCCGTCTCAGATTAAAGAAACTCAGCCTTCAGAACTGGAAATTGAGTTTAAAAACGGAGAGGTAATAGGAGTGAATGGAGAAAGCTTCGAACATTCTGTATATGCGATTCAAAAAATAGAAGAATTGGCTTCAGCATATGGAATTGGCCGTGATATTCACGTAGGAGATACTATTGTAGGGATTAAAGGACGTGTGGGATTTGAAGCGGCAGCAGCATCGGTGATTATCAAAGCGCATCATTTATTAGAGAAACATACGCTTTCAAAATATCAGCAAATGATGAAGTCGCAGTTATCCGACTGGTACGGAAACTGGCTTCATGAAGCATTGTTCTTGGACCCTGTCATGAGAAATATTGAATCTTTCCTGACCGATTCTCAGAAAACTGTGACCGGGAAAGTATTTGTAACCCTTCATCCATACAGATTTATTCTTAATGGAATTGAATCTGATCATGACCTGATGTCCGATAAATTCGGAAGCTATGGAGAAGCAAACAGAGCATGGACAGGAGATGATGTGAAAGGCTATACTAAAATTGTAAGCAATTCCTTAAATATATATCATCAGATTAATCAAAATATCAATTAG